In a genomic window of Candidatus Neomarinimicrobiota bacterium:
- the nifS gene encoding cysteine desulfurase NifS yields MKAAGGWVRIPTPMMEYKKWQKGGLRRDGKPGFDTPTGKFEIWSTILEEYGYEPLPKYIEPTEGPLGSPKLVGNFPLVFNSGARPQTDFRSQHHGIEGLVTDTPEPIVEINIEDAEKRDIRSGDLVRVITPRGSVPFRAKVTDDIARGCIECMFGGGTPVGPKAWQEWNVNELTDINNYDSISGFPVYKALLCDVQKVESGTDETRCSVNRQVLDYHSDLADAQEPRIKPEGRIYLDNNATTQVDETVREAMVPYLSADAGNPSSIHQTGRIAREALENARRQVAMLINAQPRRIIFTGGGSEAVNLAIKGAAFAMRDKGKHIITTTVEHPAVLGACDFLERYGYRVTYLDVDRDGWLDPEKLRTAVAKDTILVSIMMANNEVGTILPVKELSSICREKDILFHTDAVQAVGKLKVDIQELGVDMLSLSGHKFHAPKGIGALYVRKGIELEPLIHGGKQESGIRAGTENVPAIVGLGKAAELVTYTLRDSARIRNLRDKLEEGIRNLVPDAMLNGHQANRLPNTLNLTLPGLRGESIVIALDQHGISLSSGSACKSGSPEPTHVLIAMGRTEEEAHCSVRFSLSRYTTEEDIDYTVSALEQILKEKDMVRLMPCK; encoded by the coding sequence TGAAATATGGTCGACGATACTGGAGGAATATGGTTATGAGCCTTTACCGAAATACATCGAGCCGACCGAGGGGCCGCTGGGGAGTCCTAAATTAGTGGGAAACTTTCCTCTGGTGTTTAACTCTGGTGCAAGGCCCCAAACTGATTTTAGATCCCAACATCACGGTATTGAAGGGCTTGTAACTGACACCCCGGAGCCCATAGTAGAGATTAACATTGAAGATGCTGAGAAAAGGGATATTAGAAGCGGCGATCTGGTGCGAGTAATCACGCCGAGAGGGAGTGTGCCTTTTAGGGCTAAAGTTACAGATGATATCGCCAGAGGATGTATTGAATGTATGTTTGGTGGTGGAACTCCTGTCGGACCAAAAGCATGGCAGGAATGGAATGTTAATGAACTTACGGATATTAACAACTACGACAGCATCTCTGGTTTTCCCGTATATAAAGCACTCCTGTGTGATGTGCAAAAGGTTGAATCTGGTACTGATGAGACTCGATGCTCAGTAAATAGACAGGTATTAGACTATCACAGTGATTTAGCAGACGCCCAGGAACCACGGATAAAGCCCGAAGGTCGCATATACCTTGATAACAATGCCACAACGCAGGTCGATGAGACAGTACGAGAGGCTATGGTGCCATATCTGAGTGCGGATGCCGGTAACCCTTCCAGCATACATCAGACGGGCAGGATTGCCCGGGAAGCTTTGGAGAATGCACGCCGCCAGGTGGCTATGCTCATAAACGCTCAGCCGCGGCGAATTATCTTCACCGGCGGTGGCTCTGAGGCTGTCAATCTTGCTATCAAGGGAGCGGCATTTGCTATGCGTGATAAGGGTAAGCACATCATAACAACCACCGTCGAACATCCAGCTGTACTTGGCGCCTGTGATTTTTTGGAGAGATATGGCTATCGAGTTACATATCTCGATGTAGATAGAGATGGTTGGCTGGACCCCGAAAAACTACGCACCGCTGTAGCCAAGGATACCATCCTTGTCTCCATTATGATGGCTAATAATGAGGTGGGCACTATTCTGCCTGTCAAGGAGTTAAGTTCGATTTGCCGTGAAAAAGACATACTGTTCCACACGGATGCTGTTCAGGCGGTAGGTAAGCTCAAGGTGGATATACAAGAACTCGGCGTGGATATGCTCAGTTTGTCCGGTCACAAATTTCATGCCCCAAAGGGCATAGGGGCTCTATATGTCAGGAAGGGAATCGAACTGGAGCCACTTATTCACGGGGGCAAACAGGAGAGCGGAATACGAGCTGGTACAGAGAATGTCCCGGCTATCGTAGGCCTGGGCAAAGCGGCGGAACTGGTCACATACACGCTTCGGGACTCCGCGCGGATACGCAACCTCCGGGACAAATTGGAGGAAGGTATCAGGAATTTGGTGCCCGATGCCATGTTGAACGGTCACCAGGCGAATAGGCTGCCAAATACGCTTAACCTGACTCTCCCCGGCTTACGTGGTGAATCTATTGTCATCGCCCTGGACCAGCATGGCATCTCGCTCTCTTCAGGCTCGGCCTGTAAGTCAGGCTCTCCGGAACCCACGCATGTTCTTATTGCCATGGGAAGAACTGAAGAGGAGGCTCACTGCTCGGTGAGGTTCTCCTTGAGCCGTTATACTACGGAGGAAGATATTGATTACACTGTGTCGGCTCTTGAGCAAATACTCAAGGAGAAAGACATGGTGCGGCTCATGCCTTGTAAATAA
- a CDS encoding L-histidine N(alpha)-methyltransferase produces LDEFEQMAAAAGFRVERVWTDERQWFSVQYLVTR; encoded by the coding sequence CTTGATGAGTTTGAGCAGATGGCTGCAGCAGCTGGATTCAGGGTAGAGCGTGTCTGGACGGATGAACGGCAGTGGTTCAGTGTCCAGTACCTTGTAACAAGGTAA